The window TGAATATGTCAAAGAGATAAGGTACTTCTTttaattacatttttaattttaaatatctTTTTAACAAAAAATTTAAATGAATAGATATATGATTGTTAATTATGTGCAGGGGAATGGGAATGGAGGTTTGCTGTACTTTGGGAATGATAGAAAAGCAACAAGCTGAGCAACTTAAGAAAGCAGGGCTTACAGCTTACAATCATAATCTTGATACCTCAAGAGAATATTACCCTAATGTTATTACTACCAGAACATATGATGAACGCCTTGAAACCATCAAACATGTTCGTGAAGCAGGGATTAATGTTTGTTCAGGTAACCTCACTCAAAATTTAGCTATAAACAAAATAGGTTTTGCAACTAATTTGGAATTCGACATATATAGTTTGGGCATAGAACATAATCGAGAgtttaccattttttttttttttttttgctggtgaTAGGCGGAATAATAGGACTTGGTGAAGCAGAAGAGGACAGAGTTGGTTTGTTGCATACGTTAGCAACACTACCTTCACATCCTGAGAGTGTTCCCATCAACGCACTTCTTGCTGTCAAAGGCACACCTTTGCAAGATCAAAAGGtaattttttcctttttttttttttgtaacaacttCTGAAGTATTTATGAACTTATAGTATTTTCACAGAATTCAATTATTAATATTTGAGGTTAATAAAAGTTGAAATATGCAGGAAGTTGAAATATGGGAGATGATACGAATGATTGCTACCGCACGCATCATAATGCCAAAAGCAATGGTGAGACTGTCTGCGGGACGAGTCAAATTTTCAGTGCCAGAGCAAGCACTATGTTTTCTTGCCGGTGCAAACTCAATATTCACTGGTGAAAAGCTGTTAACGACTCCCAACAATGATTTCGATGCTGACCAGTCCATGTTTAAACTGCTCGGTTTAATTCCGAAACCCCCAAGCTTCTCAGATGATGCAAGTGAGCCTGAACCTCGTGAAGAAGAAGCTGTTTCTATCTCTGCCTGATACCTGTAACAACTTGTATTTTGTGCGTTGACTTTGTCAATGCTCAAATTTGGGATCATGTAGGATTAGAGATTTGATCAGGTAGGTCTTATCTATTTGTCTTCAGATTGGTTTAGTAGATTGAGTATGTAGTAGACAATGGCATTCGGCTTAACTTGGTTGTAAGACAAATGTAAGAGGAAGCATAAAATTTATGATCTATTTCAATTTTTTTGTGCTTACTTCACTCTAAATATTCATACAAGTTTCATAACCTAAATTATTTCAATATAATTATCCATACAAGTctctgttggaagcttcgacgagcccaacacacccactatagaggacctaggttatactcactcactagaccaacactttgacgttgattagcctttaattttatgaattcttagtgcacaatgtacttaggcgacagtgtcaaccatatatctttaggcggtataaccgaccatgtattacttaggcggcagagccgaccatataataaatacaagtgcactaagaacttaaacacaaaccgaGGCTTAAcctggaaacttaacaaagaacacttttattaatacaaagaaacaattacaatattatggactcaactcacactcttacttcttcacaacttctacttccaactcttcttcacttcttagttcttctctacttcacacttcacttactcacaccttacacaaatgaactactcatcacccatatttatactaccccatggaacattctagaaactatatattttcatggataaatatctagatattttctacacatacaaatatctagatttttcctatcaaatatttctagattttttctaccatattctaaattctagatattttcttatacatattaatatctagatattttacatatatacatctactaataccaaatttgcattgtattttaacactccccctcaatgcaaattttcttccaacgatgtcttgcagaccattccaagtgcttctctgaattttgtaaacttcggtttacttaggctcttggtgaatatatctgcaacctgttcatctgtctttgttggcatcatcttgattttcccttcaaggaccttctcgcgaatataatgatagtgcacttctatatgttttgttcttacatgaaagactggattctctgctagtcgtatagctgataggttttcgcaaagaagatttacttgataatctgttgattgatgaagatcttccattagttgcttcaaccacataatttcttgtgttgttgatgctgccgatcgatattctgcttcagtgcttgacaaggatactgttggttgtctcttactgcaccatgatattactcccgatccaagactaaatatgtatccagttgttgaccgtcgtgtatcatagtctccagcgtaatcggcgtcacaatatccagtcacgtgacattcttttgttttcttgtataaaatacgaaagttgatagtgcctttaacataccttaagatgcgtcgtacaacatcaaggtgaggcttcttcggattgctcacgtatcgactaaccactccaactgcataagatatgtctggccggcttagtgtgagataaataagacttccgaccatctttcgatacatggtaacatcttgaagactttttccttcatctgctcgtagttttgtattcggatccatcggagttgagataggtttgcaattaagcattccgtacttttgtaaaagatctcgcgcatatttctgttatcccagaaataatccttctcttttctgctctatttcgaatccaagaaaatgtttgagttctccaagctccttcatatgaaatctgatagacagattctctcttgttctttggatctcctcatagtgatcccccgtgatgattaagtcatccacatatactagcactatggctagttttccttgatcttgtttcacaaataaactagaatctgaaggagcaactgtaaaaccactttgtaccaagaactcaccaattttcccgtaccaagctcttggagcctgcttcaagccatatagtgccttctttaatttgcagacatgctcaggatggatcttgttctcaaagcttcttggttgctccatataaatgctTTTGTCaatttctccatgtaagaaagcattcttgacatccatctgccacagcttccaagatttgctagcggctaaagctagtagagctcgaattgttgtgatcttcgccactggactaaacgtttcttcataatccagcccatattgttgagaaaaacctctagcaacaagtcgagctttatacctttcaatggagccatctgatcgagtcttcaccttgtaaacccatttacaagatattggttttacatcttttggctttggaactaaactccatgtctggttttcttttagtgcattaatttcttcttccatcgctttctgccattctcgactttgcgctgcttcttcataagtagaaggctcaataggtattgattcatccacatgagcagcattggcataccttggattaggttgtctcggccttgctgacctccttaattcttgtgcatgctcctcgacttccttttggattggacgaacctcctcggatatagattgatgtacaccagttttccatggactcttttccttagagtacgacccttctccttcttttattggatccaataCCTGCCCTTTAggctcttctttttcttctggaacttcttctaatccatgagattctggaagctctatcttttgaggtggccaccatgaagaagcttcatcaaataccacatttcttgaagtatgacactttccagtatttggatcacaacatctccatccttttcttgattcatcataaccgacaaaaatgcaccgaattgcattcttatcaaatttgcttcttagatgatctggcacgaagacgtagtatacacatccaaaaaccttgagatgattgacggtcggcttgatcttccataatctttcatatggtgaaatatatcccaacttggTTTGTGGAAGCCTATTAATCACGTATGATGCCgttctcatacattcggcccaaaatcttcctggtacattcttaccatgaagcatacttcgacaagtttcaacAAGGTGAAGATTCTTGCGTtctgccactccgttttgttgtggagtattggggcaagttaattgccttctgatcttgtgcttctcaagatagatattgaactcggtcgataaatattctcttccattatctgtgcgtaagcactgaatcttataattgagctcactttctatcttcttcttgaactctttaaacttcagaaaagtctccgacttttccttcatgaagtaaacccacacataccttgagaagtcatcaatgaacgtcaccatatatttcattcctccaagtgatgtttgtttcactgggccaaagacatctgagtgtatgagctctagtggtgtcttggactggtgCTCTGAccccttgaatggcaattggtgagctttgccaaattgatatccagcacatattgtatctgttcggatatcaatttgaggaagcccatttactatgcgtttcactgtaacatcccgcatttttccgttaaattattttaacgcccgtcttttattttaataatatcctcagtatctcgattcgtatcctccattagcttacattcttaaaatatttttgtCATttgaattataacatctctcgttctcttgtgtaatttaaaaatattcattcggttaatttcccgcacccgattacaaacttgagggactaaacttgccaaagtgtcaaagatttgactatgtcaaaggagtcaaacaccacctcctccattcattattttcattttcattttcattttcttctcgtactttcacattttctctaaattctctaaacaaagaattcatcatccattcatgatctagcaagtgtttcacaaaacaaattacatatttggaatcctcccttcatcctcttcgacttgataccaatttcatctcatttgggtaactttctaaaattactagattttgtgttcttgatgtttttgaattataaaagtgttaattagtgtctatggctcgtgtataacatgaatatatgttttgtttgttcgatttgttgatttgagtaactagtttgaacacttgaaaatgggtttgcttaatctttgattttggaagattaaatgttgttaaattgttaaagttcatgttttaattgtgttactagtatcactagctt of the Rutidosis leptorrhynchoides isolate AG116_Rl617_1_P2 chromosome 5, CSIRO_AGI_Rlap_v1, whole genome shotgun sequence genome contains:
- the LOC139847852 gene encoding biotin synthase, mitochondrial, whose amino-acid sequence is MMLVIRSIRSVRRLDLQRMSYSSAAAAEAERTIRDGPRNDWKKPEIKAIYDSPLLDLLFHGAQVHRHAQNFREVQQCTLLSIKTGGCSEDCSYCPQSSRYDTGVKAQKLMTKDAVIEAALKAKEAGSTRFCMGAAWRDTLGRKTTFNQILEYVKEIRGMGMEVCCTLGMIEKQQAEQLKKAGLTAYNHNLDTSREYYPNVITTRTYDERLETIKHVREAGINVCSGGIIGLGEAEEDRVGLLHTLATLPSHPESVPINALLAVKGTPLQDQKEVEIWEMIRMIATARIIMPKAMVRLSAGRVKFSVPEQALCFLAGANSIFTGEKLLTTPNNDFDADQSMFKLLGLIPKPPSFSDDASEPEPREEEAVSISA